AACATATTTGGGCAGATTTCCTCAAGGAAACGATCGAAAATTTACATTCCGAAGAATCTTTTGTGGAATATTCATCGCGTGAAAAATTATTGGCATTGTACTTTACATTAATAGAGGTATTGAAAGCCAATCGTTCTTATGCCATGATGGATTTACAGAAAATGCGAAAGGGAGATGTAAAGCCAGCCTTTTTGGAAGCCTTCAAGAAGCATTTTCATAAATTTGTGGATGAAATTTTATTGCAAGGAAAGGAAACGGAAGAAATAATTGATAGGCCTGTTATTGGAGATAGATATGTAGAAGGTTTGTGGATTCAAACCCTTTTCATACTTCAATTCTGGGCAAATGACGACAGTAAGGATTTTGAAAAAACAGATGCTGCTATAGAAAAAGCGGTGAATGTTGCCTATGACTTGATGGGTAAAAGTCCTCTCGATTCCATGTTTGATTTTGCCAAATTCATATTCCAAAATCGATAATCATGAGCGAAAGAAAAGAACAATCTCGAATCCCTATATCAAAAATTCAGCGAGCTAGCAAATTTGTAACCACTGGGGCAAAAGTTGGAGGGAACTTTATAAAACATTATTCAAAGAAGGCTTTCAATTCTAAGCTTGATCGATCTCAATTGGATTTAGATAATGCGGAAGATATATATGAGTCCCTGAGTGAATTGAAAGGAAGCGCTCTTAAAGTGGCTCAAATGCTAAGCATGGATAGAAATTTACTGCCGCCTGCTTATCAGGAAAAGTTTACCATGTCACAATACAGCGCTCCACCATTGTCTTATCCTTTAGTGGTAAAGACCTTTCAAAAAACGTTGGGTAAAAGTCCAGAAGCGATTTTCGATGATTTTACAAAGAATGCCGTAAATGCAGCTTCGATGGGACAGGTTCATCGGGCCACCAAGGATGGTAAAAAGCTTGCTGTAAAAATTCAATACCCAGGAGTTGCAGATAGCATAAGCTCCGATTTACGATTGGTTAGACCTTTTGCTACTCGCTTATTCAATATGAGTAATGCTGAATTGGATCATTACATGAGCGAAGTGGAAGGGAAATTAATGGAGGAAGCTGACTATGATTTGGAATTGAGACGTTCCAAAGAAATTACTGAAGCCTTAGCTGGAAAAATTGAAGGACTTTATTTCCCTAAATACTATGAAGAGTATTCTGGCGGACGAGTAATTACTATGGACTGGTTGGATGGAGTGCATTTGAAAGAATTTTTGGCAACTAACCCATCTCAAGAAACCAAAAACAAAATTGGTCAAGCACTATGGGATTTCTATAATTTCCAATTTCATGAGCTGAAGCAAGTGCACGCAGATCCACATCCAGGTAATTTTATGTTCATGGATGATGGTACCATGGGTATTATAGATTTTGGATGTATCAAGGAAATCCCGGACGATTTCTACGAAAATTATTTTGCTTTGCTTAAGCCAGGATTTTTGCAAGATAAAGCAGAAATAGATAAACGTTTTAAGGCTTTAGATTTCTTCCACGAAAAGGATACCCCTGCCGAAAGAGAAATTTTTAGTGGCGTGTTTACTGAAATGATTGGTATGTTGAGCAAGCCCTTTCAATATGATATATTCAATTTTGGAAACAATGCCTTCTTCGAAGAAATATATGCCATGGGCGAACGAGTTTCTAAGATGAAAGAAGTACGAAATAGTAATGGTGCTAGAGGATCAAAGCATGGGCTATACGTAAATAGAACTTATTTTGGTCTATATAATATGCTCAATCAATTGGATGCGGAAGTAAAAATCACCAAGCCAGTTTGGTTGAAAGGAAGCACAGAGAAAGTGGCTTAGGCGATCATCTTGTTCCTTTTATGGTTAAAAATAAATGTATAAACCTCATTCATATTTTAATGAATGAGGTTTTTATTTTGAAGTGTAATTTAGGGATCTATTTATATTTTTCAAACCAGCCCGTGATGTAGGCAACATGTCTAATAATATTACTTGGTCTTGCCGTAATACCGTGTCCTGCTCCCGGTATTCTTACCATTTTACTTTCTACCTCCAGCAATTTCAATGCACCATAATATTGCTCAGTTTCACTCATGGGAGTCCTATAATCATTTTCTCCCGTCACCAAGAGGGTAGGGGTTTTTACATTTCCAACCAATGAAATCGGGGATCTCTCTAAATATTGTTGAGGATCTTCCCATGGCTTTTTATTAAACCAATACTGAGGATAATAATTATAGCCATCTGCAGTTAAACTAAAGCTGTACCAATTGATTACCGGCTTGCTTACAACCGCTGCTCTAAAACGATTTGTTTTGCCAATGCTCCATGCTGTTAATACTCCACCACCACTTCCACCAGTAATATAAAGTCGATTTTGGTCAATAAAGCTTTTGTCCTGCATCATGTCAACACCAGACATTAGATCATCATAATCTTCACTTGGATAATTATGATTGATGTAGCCTCCAAATTCCTCACCATAGGTAGTACTTCCTCTAGGGTTGGTATATAAAACTACAAAACCTCTTGAAGCCATTAATTGAAGTTCCGGACTAAAATGAGGCCCATAGGCTAAATGAGGACCTCCATGAATTTCTAAAATCAATGGGTATTTTTCATTTTCATCAAAATCTGGAGGATAAACAATCCAACCTTGAATGTTTTTATCATCGAATGAAGATTTGAAATTAACCTCTTCTACTTTACCAATATTCTTATTTTGAAGGAATGTATCGTTCAGATTTGTGATGGTTCTATTGGCCATTTTTGTTGGGAAATGACCAACTGATAATTCTCCTGGACGTTGGGTGTTAGCCTTGGTGTATGCATATCTTCCGTTTTTAGCTATACTATAACTTCCACCTGAATAAGGTCTTCCGAAAGATCCATTTCCAATTCCTCTTGTGATTGTAACTGCATTTCCGTCCATTTTTAGATTTGCCAAAACACCATTTCCATGGTCATCATAATAAGCGAATATGCTTTTGCTGTCTTTGGCCCAAGTCAAATTTTTGAAATCCCTATCTAATCCATGATTGAGCTCTTTCGCATTGTTACCTTCAACGTCCATCACAAAAACATGGTCTAATTGATAACCCACAAACTGATCTTCATAGCTTAAATAGACAATAGACTTACCATCTGGCGAAACAATAGGACTATGATGAGGACCCTGTCCTTCTGTTAATTGTGTTAAAGCTCCTGTTGCTATGTTGATTTTGAAGATGTGTGTGTTGTTTGGTTCTAAATCCGCCTTCTCAGATCGATTAGCTGAAAATACCAAATGTCTTCCGTCAGCAGTCCATGATGGGGCCGCATGATTGTAATCTCCGCTAGTCAGTTGGCGCGGAGCTCCTCCTGCTGCATTCACGATAAATACATGATTGTAAGCAGGTTCTAAAAATGAAAAATTACCATCTGATTTATAAGAAACTTCTTCTATTACTTTTCCGGGGGAAGCCCAATCTGCTCCCTTCGGAGGGGAGGGGAATTGTCCAAAACTTTCTTGTTTTTCAGGAACACTCATGTTGAAAGCAATATGTTCTCCATCGGGTGACCAGGTGATATTTCCAGGTCCAGATGCCAGGTTTGTGACAGAAGCTGTTTGGCCGGTTTCCATCCATCTAACAAATATTTGAGAACTTCCTTCTTCCGCTGACACATAAGCCAATTTTTTTCCATCGGGCGACCAAATAGGCTGTTTGTAACCAGACTTTCCTGACGTTAACGGCATATGATTTTCACCAGTAAAATCTATGATCCATAAATTAGTATATTTTCGATCAGTCATCACGTCAAATTGATTTCTTACATACACTATTTTTTCACCATCAGGAGAAATTTGTGGATCACCAACATATTGCAAATCGAATATATCCATATACTCTAATGGAGTTTTTTCCTGAGCATATGAAACCACTCCCAAAAGGAATAGGAAGGAAGTTAGCAGTAGAATTTTCTTCATAATCTTAAGTTTTATTATTGTTACTTCTCAAGTTATGAATTTATTCAATTGTATTGATGGATATTATATTAATGGTTTATAAAAAAGGCCTCAAATTTATGAAGCCTTTTGGAGTGGGTATTAATTTAAATTTTATTGATTACCTGGAATAAGCATAGGGGTTTTACCATCTGTTATAATCACTTTTGCATTCGGGCTTTTGGCCAATTCTTTGAAAGCTTCGATACTTCTTAATTGAATGATGGCATCATTTAATCCTTCGGCCAAAATTTTCTGTGCATCTCTATTGCCTTCTGCTTCAATTCTTCTTCTTTCAGCTTCCTTGCGCTCAATTTCCAAAATAAAATCCATACTCATGGATTCTTGCTCCGCTTGTAATTTCCGTTCTATGGCGGCTGATAATTCACGTGGGAGTTCAATGCTTTTCATTAAAACTTCCTCTATGATGAATCCTCGCGGACTTAACACTTCAGTCATTCTTTCTTTAATTTCCGTTTCTATCTGCTTTCTTTTTCCCGAATGCATATCCTTGGCCATAAAATTGGCGGAAATATCAGAGGAAGCTGATCTGAAAACAGGTAGTATGGCATTTCTAACATAGTTTTGACCAATGTCTTCTATTATTAAAGGAGCCATGTCCTCTTTTATTCGATAAAGAATGGAAATTTCGGACTGAATGCTTAGACCTTCTTTACTGGGCAGGCTAAGATTTAGTTCAAGGTTCTCGGTTCTTGTAGGGGTTTTGATCATCTTCGTAAAAAATGGGTTTATTCCGTAAAGACCAGCATAATATACATCAGGGTCTATTTTGCCAAGTTTTCTTTTTACGCCAACTTCACCTTGACGGACAACAGTACAACTACAAATTAATAGTGCAACTAAGGGAATCATTAGATTTTTCATGGGTTTCTAGTTTTTTCCATTTACAACCAATAATTATACCGATGTGTTAAGTATTTAGTATGTTATATTGTACGGAAATGATGAGTGAACAAGAAAAATTAGAATTAGAGACCAATTATGCCATGAAAGTAGTATTTGAGGGTTTTCTTTTTGATCAAATTAGGACAGAGTTAGAAGAAAAGGGCCTGCACGAAAAGCAGATTGCAAGTATAATTAAGGAGGTTGATGATATTGATTTATTAAATTCCGTTGAACCTAAGCTTGCAAAGAGAAGATTTAAATACGAAAAATCTGGGGCAGGCATTTTGGTTACAATGGCACTTTGCTTATTCTATTTAGCATATAGTTACGAAATGATTAAATTGGAAAATTTAGAATTTGGACTTGTAACGGTATTTTTACTTACGCTTTCCTTTATATTTTATAAAAAGGTAAAAAAGCCGCAAGGAAAATTTGTAAATAAAAATAAATTCAAGAATGATTAATGAATTCCTGATTTTCGAATCTTGTCCTTTTTGATTAATTTGTTAACAAATTTTAAGGTCATGGCAGAAAGAAAATATAAAAGCTTTAAAGAGTTTTATCCATACTACTTAACCGAACACCAAGACCCTACTTGTAGGAAATTGCATTTTATAGGTACCGCTTTATTGTTTGGTGTTTTAGCTTGGGCTTTGATTACCCAAACCTATTGGGGTTTAGCATTAATTCCCGTTGTAGGCTATGGTTTTGCTTGGGTAGGACATTTCTTTTTTGAGAAAAACAAGCCAGCTACTTTCATCTACCCACTTTGGAGTTTAGCCTCGGATTTTAAATTGTTCTTTCAGATTTTAGTAGGTAAACAACCACTCAATCCTCAGCGATGATTTTCGGGTATAGTTTAAAGATTACTGCTCCGCATAAAATACTGAACAGTAATAGGGCGCTGGCTTTTAAGATTTCCCCATATATAAATAAGCCAGTACTGAAAAGGAATCCATACACTCCCATACTTCCTGCTATCATACAAATGATTCCTGTAGGCACTTTCCATTTCTGAGATTTCTCCTGTATTAATCCTTTTGATGATAATCTTGCACTGATGTTCTTCCAACCTGGCCCACCCGGATTTACTTTATTTAAGAAATTGGCTAATTGTTGATCGGTGGTTTTTTCGGTAAGAAAACTAGCTGTTACCCAGCTTACCGTTGTAATAGTGACCCCTATAATTAGTTTTTGCCAGGAGAGTAGCTCATCAAAACCAAATGGCTGATCTGCAAATGCAAAATAAAGTGCAATAATAAAGCTGACCACCATGGCTACAATTTCACTGATGGCATTGATTCTCCACCAAAACCAGCGGAGAATATAAATTAATCCAGTACCAGCACCGATTTGCAACAATATTTCAAAGGTTTGTAAAGCGTTTTCCAATACCAAGGCCATTAGCATGCTGAAAATCATAAGAACTACAGTTAATAATCTCCCTAGCAGTACTTGCTTACTTTCAGAAGCTTTAGGATTAATGAATCTTTTGTAAACATCATTGACCAAATAGGATGAGCCCCAATTTAAATGAGTGGAAATTGTGCTCATATAAGCTGCCACTAATGAAGTGACTACCAATCCAAGAAGGCCTGCTGGAATAAAAGTCAGCATAGCTGGATAACCCATATCGTGCGTAGCCACTCCTGAATTTACAGCAGGGAATGCCTTCGCAAAACTATCCAAATCGGGAAAAACAATAATGGAACACAGTGCAACGATTATCCATGGCCACGGACGGATGGCATAATGTGCCACATTAAAAAATAATACAGCCTTGATGGAATGATCCGCATTTTTAGCAGCAAACATTCTTTGTGCAATGTATCCGCCTCCACCAGGTTCCGCTCCTGGATACCACGTACTCCACCATTGCACAAGTAGTGGGATTATCAAGAGCATCACCCACATTTCAGGATTGGAGAATGAAGGGAAAAAGGATAATTTGTCCACCACATTTTCATGGACTAACAAATTATCTAAACCTCCAACTTTGGGATGGTTCAAAGCTACGTAGGCAGCGACCAAAGCACCCCCCAAAGAAAGAAAGAATTGCAGGAAATCTGTAAACAAAACCCCTCTTAAGCCACCCAAACTGCTATAGATTACTGTGATAATTCCTGCAATCACTACCGTTTGCACAGGGCTTAGTCCTAATAAAACGCCTCCTATTTTAATGGCTGCCAAACTCACGGAAGCCATGATCATCACATTGAAAAGAAATCCTAAATAGATGGCTCGAAAGCCTCTTAAAAACCGAGCAGCTTTGCCAGAGTATCTTAATTCATAGAATTCAACATCGGTGAGCACACCTGATTTTTTCCATAAGCCCGCATAAACGAAAACGGTCAACATTCCAGTCAGCAAGAATGCCCACCATGCCCAGTTACCAGAAACACCATTTTGGCGGACAATATCTGTTACTAAATTAGGGGTGTCAGTTGAGAAAGTGGTGGCTACCATTGAAACACCCAAAAGCCACCATGGCATTTTACCTCCAGCTGCAAAAAATTCGGAGGCACTTTTATTTTTTCTGGACGTCCAAAAACCTATTCCTAAGGAAATTAATAAAAAACCAAAAAGAATAATCCAGTCAATGGTATTTAAAATCATATTGAAATACTAAAAATTTGCCTGAATATAGAAAAGAATTTTAGCTTAGCATGAGATAAGAAGGTCAGACCAGAATATTTTTCAAATCAAAATGTATTTTTAATCAAAACAGTTAATGCTATTTAGGGATCGACAATCTACAAACTTCAAACTTCCAACTCCCTATCGCTCCTTCGTTTCTACCTTTATTTTGCTTTCCAAGGTCTTATGAACCGGACATTTATTGGCTATTTCAATCAGTCTTTTTCTCTGTTTTTCGTCCAATGAGCCTTTAATTTCAATGCTTCTATCAAAGAATGTGATTTTGCTGTTATCCGATTCGCAATCTTGGCTGTCTTCATCATAGCGTTGATCTTGATCCACATGCACTAAAATTTCATCCACATCCCAATTTTTTCTATTGGCATACATTCTCAATGTTATGGCTGTGCAAGCGGCTAATGCAGAAGTTAATAATCCATAAGGGGAAGTACCGAAATTATTACCGCCCACATCTTCAGGTTCATCTGCAATCAAATGATGCCCTTCTGCTACAATTTGTGTGGTGTATTGATCTTCCTTTTTGCCGATAAATGCCACTGTCTGCGAATCAGTAGATATTTTTTGTTGCTTTGGTTTTTCAATATACCGATCTGCCCATGTGGCAATTACTTCACCTGCATATAGTGAGTCTTCTTTATTACTCAATAAGTGATCTGCACCGTCTAATGAGATAAAACTTTTTGGATGATGTGCTTTTTCATAAAGGGTTGCTGCATTGGAAATGTCCACAGTTTGATCCTGTGGGGAATGTAAAATTAGTAATGCTTTCCGTAAGTCTTTTATCTTTTTCAGATTGTCCTTACTTTGAAGATCATCTAAAAACTGTTTTTTAATTTTAAAGGGTCTTCCGCCTATATTCACTTTAGCCTCGCCTTTTTTGAGAATTTCTTCCTTTTTATCTTCAATTAAATTTAAAACATGATCTGCTTCTGCAGGAGCTCCAATGGTAGCAATTGCAGCAACTGAATCTATTAAATCTGCAGCCATTAAAACTGCTGCTCCACCCAGCGAATGGCCAATTAATAAGCTTGCTTCTCGGTAATTTTCTTTTAAATAGTTTGACGCTTTAATCAAATCGTCAATATTGGAGGAGAAATTAGTATCAGAAAACTCACCCTCGCTTTGACCCAAACCAGTAAAATCGAAACTTAAGACAGCGAAGCCTTTTTTGGTCATGGATAAAATAATATTTCTAACCGCATTAAGGTTTTTGTTGCAGGTGAAACAATGGGCGAAAATGACATAATTATGAGGTTGATCATCAGCAGGAAAATGAATTGCAGCCGATAGTTTATCACCCGTTGAACCTTCGAATTGAATATTTTCCTTCTTCATGAAATTAATAGTTTTATGCTTGGACTTCCTAATTTATGAAAAGGAATCGGATTTGAATAGAAGAAAAGACTTTATGACGTATTGCAGACAATTCAAATTTTACTTTAAAAACTATGGAATAATTACATTAGCCGACAAAAAAATGTGAATATTCAAAAGTATTATTAACTTTAGATGCAAATATTAAAATTGCTAATAGTTAATGACGGGAGGTTATCTATTCATCTTTCTTGTCTAACACCATAAATAGATACTAAAACTTAAAAGTCTAAATCTCAAACCATGTTAAAAGAACAGCTAAAAATCTTAATTAAATTAGCCACAATTGATAATGAGCTGGCGGATAAAGAAGCAAACTTAATTGAAAAAATTGGAAAGGCTAATGGGGTTACTGAGGATGAAATTTATCATATGATGAAGAATCCTGAGCCTATGAAAAACTTGGATACTTTATCAGAAGACCAAAGGTTTGAATACTTGTACAATATTATTCAATTGATGAAGATTGATGGCAAAGTATATAAAAGCGAAATAGTTTTTTGCCAGCATATTGCAGAAAGATTAGGCTATAAGAAAAAAGCAGTTGCTGAACTGTCTAAAAGTATTTATAGTGACCCTAGCATTACAAGTGATAGGGAAGAACTAAAAACAAGATTGAGAAAGCATTTAACTAAATAATTTTATGCCCCTTTACTGGGGCATAAATTTTTTTATGAAACAAAGTTTTTTTAACGTTCTTGCTAGAATTAATAAGGTAGTACTTCCCAGCATGGCCAAAAAGGATTTGACCAAGCTCAAAAAATGGGAAAAGGCAGTGGTAGCCTTTCGCTATATAGTAACCAAGAATTCATTAGGAGACTGACCCTAGTAGTTTTGGGTATAAAGTTCTTTCCCCTTTTGGATATATTTTTTATCCACTAAAAAATATTGTTCTCTAGCCTGTCTGTTTGTAAGTTCTTTCAATATTCTTTGAGCTTTTTTCTCTTTTCCAACCACATGAAGAATTTTAGCATACAAATAAACATTAGCCGTGTGTTCAGGGGCTATGCTGTAGGCTTTTTTCAATAATTTCTCAGCTACCTCATTGGAAGGCCAGCTAAGAATCAAAGGAATACTTGGTGCTTCCATATGCAATCCTCCTAGTAATCGTAAAGCGCCTGCTTGATTATATTTTTTATCTAGTTCAATGGCTCTTTCAGTCAATTTTTTGATTTTATCAAGAACACCTTCTTGTGCTGCTTCAGTGATTTCAATTAGATTTGCCCATCTGGCGTAATTTGCTGAATACCAATAAGCTATCGCACCATTATTAGGATATTCTCCAGCTTTGCTTTTAGCTAAAGCGATTGCTTTTTCGTATAAGTCCCTTTTTTCGCTTTCTGAAACTTCGGTCCATGAAGCTTTGAATTCGTAGCTTTTCAGTAAACCTATGGTTTTATCAGGTTCAGAAGTACTTTCTCCGAATAATTGGATGGCTCGATCTATGTTTTGACTATTAGCCTTTCCATTTTCAATGATATTATACTTTTTGCTAAAGTACTCTTCAGCAGCTTTTAATTTACTTTGAGAAAAAACTGGAAGTTCAATCGAAAGAATGAATACTATTGATAGCAAAATGAATCTCATTTACAGCTAGTTTTTATGTGATTGATATCATTCTGCAACCCTAACGAACGAGAATGGTGTTTGTTGGACTTAGGATTTATGATAATGCTTAAGTAAAAATTAAGTAAATTGAAGTTTTAACAATTATAAGTGATATGCAAGGCAAATCAGCCCAAAATTCAAGGACTACAATTACCGAATTGATGATACCTTCTTATGCCAATTTCGGTGGTAAAATACATGGCGGAATTCTACTTTCGTTAATGGATAAGGTGGCTTATGCTACTGCCACCAAGCATAGTGGGGCTTATTGCGTAACGGTTTCCGTTGATAATGTGGATTTTCTCCAACCAGTGGAAGTGGGAGATTTAGTGTCAATGCTGGCCTCAGTAAATTATGTTGGAAATTCCAGTATGATCATTGGCATTAAAGTAATTGCAGAAAATGTGAAAACTGGATTGGTTAAGCATACCAATACCAGCTATTTTACAATGGTAGCTAAAAATGAGGATGGTAGTTTAAAAACGGTCCCAAAGTTGATCCTTAAATCTAAGGACGACCTAAGAAGATTTGCCGAAGCAGTGAAAAGAAAGCAATTAAGAAAAAGTTATCAAGAGCAAATGGAAAGTGAAAAATCTGCTTTTACTGTTGAAAAGCAAAAGAATTTAATAGAAAACCAGCGTTGCGAAGTGCAAATGTAAGAATAAAGTAGTCTTTTAAAGGAACCTAGCCTTTAAAAGACCACCTTGATACTTTATGATTGTTTAGATTTTAACCATTCTTTCGCTTCATCAACTGTTTTGAAAGTGGCCATTTCTAAATGTCCTCCAATATTCATATTTAATTCTTTGGCTGACATTTCAGAAAAAGTGTTACTGGATACCACATGAGCATAATATTTTAGACCCGATTCAATAACTTTTGGAATTAGAACTGATTCTATCCAATCCATTGCCTGAGTCCATGGACCCGTTGATTTGCTATCATCATTTAGTAAATAAGGACATTTACTTTTCTTAATGAGGTCCGCAAACTCTAGCCCCCAACTTTTTACTGCATCAACATTTGCATATCCTTCCCAATCGCAGTAAATCCAATTATCATCTGCATTATACTCTGTCTTACAGATTACTCTATCTAAATTGTTTTTAGTGTTAAATTTCATTGCAATAATTTTTTTGGTTAAACATTTCTCAAAATAATATTTTCATCAAAGAAACTAAAATTATAAATAGTATATTGTTCATCTTTTATAAGTTTAATACATGGGTGGTCATATTATTCTGACCGTTAATTAGTGGCTAAATAAAGATGAAGAAAATAATTTTAACTATTTCCATTTTGATCATATCAATGATTATATATTCTTTACTGACATCAGAAAATATAAATTCATTGAAAGGTGGCTTTCAGGAGCTGGCATTTATGAGAAATGGAAATAATATCGGACCAATTCACAGAGTTTATGCTTATTCGATAAATGATACATTATGGTCAGAAATGGAAAAACATGCTGATTTATTACCTCATACTAAATACGGAAGCACTGAAGTTTACTATTTTTTGAGTGATGAATTCACAAATTCTGATGTAAAATTAAGGATGAAAGGAATTGGCCAAGAAGCTCAAGCTTATTGTATTGCCTATGCAAGCATAGATGGCCAATCGAGAATTAAGTTTATTAAATATCCATTTAGATAAGGGTTTCTAACGCAGAAGCACCTTCCATGCCTCCATTACTTTATTTTCTTCTAATAACTGATGAGCTATCTCGTGAAGTTCATTGCTATCTTCAGTAAATGTTTGATACTTATCAGGTAGCTGTAAGCCTTGTAAATCATCAGATTCAGGAATTTTTTCCGTATTTCCCAGTTTTCCTAAATCATTGCCTGTTAACATTTTACTTCTTCTTATCTCCTCAGGTAGGGCGTCAATACCTATTCCCAGCTTCTGCAACGGCTTTTCAACCTCAAATAGTGCTTTTTTGGATCGACTATACCAATTCCCTCCGAGCCTACCAATTGGATCTAATTTTAAGGGGTCAATTTTTCCGTTTTCATCTAAAATTTCCTCATTAATATGAATATGAATAACTTCGCAAATAACAAGATTTCCTGCACCACCTTCTTTGCCAGTTTCTATCACTTCATTGACTTTACATTCAAAAGCAATAGGCGCTTCAGCCACTCTTGGCGGTTTTACTTTTGTCGATTTAGCCTGTGTGAATCCTGCCTTTATAAATTCATTCACACCTTTATCATATTCTGTAGAAGCCAAAGACATTTGCTCCACCATAGGATAATTGGCTATGTTAATGACAACCTCAGGTATTTCTTTCACATTTTCATAGGAGTGTTTGGTTGTATTATTTTTACCTCTCCTTGCAGGAGAAAAGATGAGTATGGGTGGATTTGCTCCAAATACATTAAAGAAACTAAAGGGACTTAAATTCACATTTCCTTCTTGATCAATAGTACTGGCAAAGGCAATAGGTCTAGGGGCAATAGCCCCCAATAATAGGCCGTGCAGTTCTGGTGTTTTAATCGATTTCGGGTCTATTTCTTTATAACTCATGCTCGAATTTTGCTAAAGTTTTTCGATTATTCAAGATAATTTCTTTTAGTTGTCTTTTTGTAACCACATTTCTAGCACCAGCAAGCTATAAATCATGTATTGAGTATTTCTTTCCTGATATTTCACGCCCTTCATCATCAGCATGATTTCTGTATAGTTTACAAACTTATAAATTTTTGCCTGCGGATTGAGAAGTAGATCTTTGATGAGCGTTCTAAAATCATTTTTTATCCAATTTCCGAGTGGTGCTTCAAAGGAAGTCTTTGTTGCTTTTGTCACGGATTTAGGAAGCTGTTGGGCATAAATAGATTTTAGAATATGCTTTCTATTAAAACCTGAAATTTTAAATGAATCAGGAAATTGATTCATTAATTCAAACAGTTGATGGTCTAAAAAGGGAGATCTAGCTTCAATAGAATACGCCATGCTTGCTCTGTCCATTTTCACTAAAATGCCAGAGAGTAGATTGAAAGTACGATCCCAATGCATCAATTGATCTAAATCTGATAAATTCTTATTGAAGTGTGATTTAATTAGGTTAGATGTGGAAGTTTCCAACTCATGATTCCATAAGGAAGGAATGTCATGGTCTTGGAACATGTCCGTAGTGAATAATAAATACCTTTCTGAATCTGATGAACTGGTGATCCTGGCAGTTCTTTTAAGAAAGCCTAATTTGGATCGCCTTTCTCCGTTGGGTATAATTTTATTGAGATATTGGGTAAATGCCAAATATGAGATGTTTTTAGCGGTAAAATACCTTCTATACCCTCCGAAT
This is a stretch of genomic DNA from Marivirga harenae. It encodes these proteins:
- a CDS encoding TetR/AcrR family transcriptional regulator, whose protein sequence is MAKKQTAKPIDIKIKEAYVDFVLENGKEPASIYKFAKDLKMSEVDFYNHYNSFKALQKHIWADFLKETIENLHSEESFVEYSSREKLLALYFTLIEVLKANRSYAMMDLQKMRKGDVKPAFLEAFKKHFHKFVDEILLQGKETEEIIDRPVIGDRYVEGLWIQTLFILQFWANDDSKDFEKTDAAIEKAVNVAYDLMGKSPLDSMFDFAKFIFQNR
- a CDS encoding alpha/beta hydrolase family protein — protein: MKKILLLTSFLFLLGVVSYAQEKTPLEYMDIFDLQYVGDPQISPDGEKIVYVRNQFDVMTDRKYTNLWIIDFTGENHMPLTSGKSGYKQPIWSPDGKKLAYVSAEEGSSQIFVRWMETGQTASVTNLASGPGNITWSPDGEHIAFNMSVPEKQESFGQFPSPPKGADWASPGKVIEEVSYKSDGNFSFLEPAYNHVFIVNAAGGAPRQLTSGDYNHAAPSWTADGRHLVFSANRSEKADLEPNNTHIFKINIATGALTQLTEGQGPHHSPIVSPDGKSIVYLSYEDQFVGYQLDHVFVMDVEGNNAKELNHGLDRDFKNLTWAKDSKSIFAYYDDHGNGVLANLKMDGNAVTITRGIGNGSFGRPYSGGSYSIAKNGRYAYTKANTQRPGELSVGHFPTKMANRTITNLNDTFLQNKNIGKVEEVNFKSSFDDKNIQGWIVYPPDFDENEKYPLILEIHGGPHLAYGPHFSPELQLMASRGFVVLYTNPRGSTTYGEEFGGYINHNYPSEDYDDLMSGVDMMQDKSFIDQNRLYITGGSGGGVLTAWSIGKTNRFRAAVVSKPVINWYSFSLTADGYNYYPQYWFNKKPWEDPQQYLERSPISLVGNVKTPTLLVTGENDYRTPMSETEQYYGALKLLEVESKMVRIPGAGHGITARPSNIIRHVAYITGWFEKYK
- a CDS encoding ABC1 kinase family protein, which translates into the protein MSERKEQSRIPISKIQRASKFVTTGAKVGGNFIKHYSKKAFNSKLDRSQLDLDNAEDIYESLSELKGSALKVAQMLSMDRNLLPPAYQEKFTMSQYSAPPLSYPLVVKTFQKTLGKSPEAIFDDFTKNAVNAASMGQVHRATKDGKKLAVKIQYPGVADSISSDLRLVRPFATRLFNMSNAELDHYMSEVEGKLMEEADYDLELRRSKEITEALAGKIEGLYFPKYYEEYSGGRVITMDWLDGVHLKEFLATNPSQETKNKIGQALWDFYNFQFHELKQVHADPHPGNFMFMDDGTMGIIDFGCIKEIPDDFYENYFALLKPGFLQDKAEIDKRFKALDFFHEKDTPAEREIFSGVFTEMIGMLSKPFQYDIFNFGNNAFFEEIYAMGERVSKMKEVRNSNGARGSKHGLYVNRTYFGLYNMLNQLDAEVKITKPVWLKGSTEKVA
- a CDS encoding prohibitin family protein, translating into MKNLMIPLVALLICSCTVVRQGEVGVKRKLGKIDPDVYYAGLYGINPFFTKMIKTPTRTENLELNLSLPSKEGLSIQSEISILYRIKEDMAPLIIEDIGQNYVRNAILPVFRSASSDISANFMAKDMHSGKRKQIETEIKERMTEVLSPRGFIIEEVLMKSIELPRELSAAIERKLQAEQESMSMDFILEIERKEAERRRIEAEGNRDAQKILAEGLNDAIIQLRSIEAFKELAKSPNAKVIITDGKTPMLIPGNQ
- a CDS encoding DUF962 domain-containing protein gives rise to the protein MAERKYKSFKEFYPYYLTEHQDPTCRKLHFIGTALLFGVLAWALITQTYWGLALIPVVGYGFAWVGHFFFEKNKPATFIYPLWSLASDFKLFFQILVGKQPLNPQR